The following DNA comes from Phytohabitans rumicis.
GCCGTCGCCGTCGGTCTCGGCGTCGCGGCGGGCCTGTTGAACGGCGCGCTCGTGACCCGGATCAAGCTGCCGCCGTTCATCGTCACGCTCGGCACCCTCAGCGTCTTCACCGCGCTCGGGCTGCTGTACTCGCGCGGTCAGAGCGTCCAGGCGGTCGACATGCCGGCGCTGCTGAACTGGACCGGCGAGACGTTCCGCCTGGGACAGTTCCGGATCACCACGGGCGTCGTCCTGGTCGTCGCGCTCTACGTCGTCGTCGGGTTCGCGCTCGCCAACACCGCGTGGGGCAAGCACGTGTACGCCGTCGGCGACGACAAGGAGGCGGCCCGGCTCGCGGGCATCCGGGTCGACCGGGTGCTGCTCAGCGTGTACACGGTGGCCGGCGCCATCTACGGCCTGACCGCCTGGATCCTCATCGGGCGGGCGGGCGCCGCCAGCCCCAACGCGATCACCGACGCCAACCTGGAGAGCATCACGGCCGTGGTGATCGGCGGTACCAGCCTCTTCGGCGGCCGGGGCGCGCTGCTCGGCACCCTGCTCGGCGCCCTCATCGTGGGCTTCTTCCGTAGCGGCCTGTCGCTCGCGGGCGTGGACGACCAGTACCGGGTGCTCGCGGTCGGGCTCCTGGTCATCCTCGCCGTCGCCGTCGACCAATGGATCAGGAAGGTGAAGGCGTGAGTTCGTCCCCTGTGCTTTCGGCGCGCGGCATGGTCAAGACGTTCGGCCATGTCGTCGGGCTCGACGGCGTCGACCTAGACCTGTACCCGGGCGAGGTGCTCGCCATCATCGGCGACAACGGCGCCGGCAAGTCCACGCTCATCAAATGCCTGACCGGCGCCCTCGTACCCGATGCCGGCGAACTGTTCATCGACGGCCAGCCGGTGCACTTCAAGCGGCCGCAGGACGCCCGCGACGCCGGCATCGAGACCGTGTACCAGACGCTCGCGGTGGCACCCGCCCTCGACATCGCCAGCAACCTCTACCTCGGCCGGGAGCGTCGGCGGCCCGGGTTCCTCGGCACGGTGCTGCGGATGCTCGACAAGAAGGGCATGCGCCGCGACGCCGGCCAAGCCCTGTCCGACCTCGGCATCGGCACCCTGCAGAACATGGCCCAGGCCGTCGAGACGCTCTCCGGCGGCCAGCGCCAAGCCGTTTCGGTCGCCCGCGCCGCCGCGTTCGGCAGCAAGATCATCGTCCTCGACGAGCCGACCGCCGCCCTCGGCGTCAAGGAGTCCAACCAGGTGCTCAAGATGATCGAGGAGGTACGCTCCCGCGGCCTGCCGGTCATCCTGATCAGTCACAACATGCCGCACGTGTTCGAGGTCGCCGACCGGATCCACATCCAGCGGCTCGGCCGGTGCGCGGGGGTCGTCACCCCGTCCTCGCACACGATGTCGGAGGCGGTGGCCATCATGACCGGCGCGACGACGCTGGCTGAGACCCCGGCCGGGCCGCTATCCGCGGGTGACGTCGTCGATGCTGGTGGCGGTGGCGGCGCGGAAGAGCCAGGTGTTCAGCTGGGCCGGGTTGGTGCAGGTGAGGATCCGTTCGCGTGTGTCCTCCGGCACCGGCACGCCACGGACCTCAAGCACGGTCAGGAGCGCTTGGGCCAGAACCCGGGCTTCAACTCGGGCCTCACCCAGGGCCTCGCCGAGCTTGCGGTTCTCGGCGGCGATGCTCCGCAGCAGGTCGCTGCGGAACTCGTAGTTGGCGATGTCGGGGGCGTCGGCGGGCGCCAGCAGCAGGTCGAGCACCAGGTCGCTGCGGAACTCGTCGTCGGCGATGCTGGTCATGAACGCCTTCCAACCAACGCTGGGCGCAAGGTCGCCCGCCGTGGGCCGAGCGAGTGCATAGCGACCCGGATCCTTTCAGGTTGTTGGGACCATCTGGCCGCTACCCGCGGGTGACGTCGTCGATGCTGGTGGCGGTGCCGGCGCGGAGGAGCCAGGTGTTGAGCTGGGCCGGGTCGGTGCAGGCGAGGATCCGTTCGCGTGTGTCCTCCGGCACCGGCACGCCACGGCCCTCAAGCACGGTCAGGACCGCTCGGGCCTCGCCGATCTTGCGATTTTCGGCGGCGATGACCCGGAGCAGCTCGCTGCGGAACTCGTAGTTGGCGATGGTGGTCATGAACGCCTCCCAACGGGTCCGGGTCGCCACGGGCAGCCCGGCCAGTACAACGTCATAATACAAGATCGCATTTCGTGGGCCGAGCGAATGCAGGGCCGCTCCCAGCGCGGGGAAGGCGGTGTCGATGTCGGCGTGGCTGCCGTGGCAGATGGCTGAGAGCACCGTCAACGCGGGGTTGGCCCGGGCCTGGTCCACGTCGACGACCAGCGGCACGTCGTCGGGGGTGAAGATGAACGGTCGCAGGGTCAGGCACAGCCCGTCGAACTCGAACAGGTCCCGGTAGCGGCCAGCGGTCCGGCGGTCGGGGCAGTAGACCAGCAGTGCGGCGTTCACATCCAGCTCGGCCTCTAGCTGGGCCACGTATAGCTTCCAGGTGCGTCGTTTGCTGTCATCCCAGCGACGTTGGACCTCCAAGACCACCGCCAGCAGCGGCCGGTCGGCGGGGTCGCAGAACAGCAGCATGCCGTCCGCGTGGTAGGTGCGGGGACCAGCACCCGCACGTCGGTGGCCTGTGCACGGGCGTGGTGGTAGTCGGGAACCTTCACGTCGAACACGTTCGTCAGCAGCCAGGCGACCAGGCCCGGATCCAGTTTGGCCAGCGCCACCGGGGTTTCGTGTTCTGCACTTGGCATGAGGGGAGGGTAGGCGAGGCGTGTGACAGTCGGGTTTGGCTTGCTTGGATCTTTCGAGGCAAGAGGGCGGCTTGGCGCGCTCCCGTGGTGATATTGGTGTTTGCGCAAAGGTGAATCATGGGCCCCCGACGTCTGGCGCCGACCGGTATATGTAAGTCACGCGGAGCTGGGTGAGGCGTCACTCTGGGTGCCTCTGCCGCATCTGTCTCGGGGGCGTCCATGGCGCGGGCTCGGCTTCGTAGGCTTCTGGTTTCCGCCGTGGTTGTGGCGTTGGTAGTCCAAGCGGCCCCGGTCTCACCCGCTCCGGCTCTCGCCTCCCCTGTGGACGATTCGCTGGGTGGCTCGGTGCGCACGCCGGATCAGCGGGTCGGACCGGGTGTCGACCCGTCCCGGCTCGTTGATGGCGCCCAGACGTCTGCGCCCGCCGACGGCAAGACACGCACCACCGCCGTACCCGATGGTGCGTTGGCGCTGGACAAGCCTTTCGCGGCGCGGCCGTCGAAGGGGCTGGTGCCCGCACCGCCGGCTCCGAAGGGGGTGGCGGACCGCGAGCAGCCGCGGTTCGTGGCGCCGAAGGAGCCGGCGGCCGTGACCGGGTTCGAGGCGGGCAAGAGTGTCGAGCTGCCGGGGGAGCGGACCCAGTTCACGAGGGTCTTCAAGAACCCGGATGGCACGAGGACGGCGAAGTTCGGGTCGCATCCGCTGAACTATCGGGCGCCGGACTTGTCGTGGCAGCCGATCGATCCGACGCTGGTCGCCGCGGGCGGCGGTCGGTGGCGCAACCGGGCGGACAGCGTGCCGGTCAGCTTCGGTGGCCGGTCGTCGGACGCGGACCTGGTCGGGCTGGACCTGGGCGGCGGGCGCTCGGTGGCCTTCGGGCTGGCTGGCGCCACCGACGCGGTGGGTACGGTGTCGGGCGGCCCGGCGGGGGATGGGCTGACCCCGGGCGCCGGGTCCGCGATCACGTACCGGTCGGCCCGGCCGGATACCGATGTGACGTTCGAGCTGCTGCCCGGCTCGGGGGTGAAGGAGAAGATCGTTCTCGCTTCGCCGGAGGCGGCTTCGTCGTGGGTGTTCCCGCTGCGGCTGACCGGTTTGACCCCGCGGCTGACGGCGTCCGGCGAGGTGGAGCTCGTCGACAAGCTCGGTGAGATCGTGGCGTGGATCCCGCACGGGTTCATGGTGGACTCCAAGGTGGACGCTCGGTCGGGTGATCCGGCCCGGTCGGAGGCGGTGTCGTACGAGCTGGTGCGGCGCGGTTCGGGTTGGGACCTCGTCGTGACGGCGGACCGGGCGTGGCTTTCCGACCCGGTGCGGGTGTATCCGGTGACGGTGGATCCGTCGGTGCACTGGTGGAACTACTCGACGTCGGCGGACACGTTCGTGCAGACCGGCTACTCCACGTCGCAGCAGAACGACGTTCAGCTCAAGGTGGGCACCTGGAACGGCGGGTCGGACAAGGCGGCCACCTATCTGCACTTCGGACAGGTCGACGACCTGCTACGGCACGCCATCATCCACAATGCCCAGTTGTACCTGTACAACATCTGGTCGTACTCGTGCGGGCAGAAGCGGACTGTGACGGTGCATCCGGTGACCCAGTCGTGGTCGGCCGGGTCGATCGCGGCGTATCCCGGGCCGTCGTACGGGACGAGGGTGGCCACGTCGGCGGCGTTCGCGTACGGGTACATCCCGTCCGGGGCCACGACGAGTTCGTGCCCGGCGAACTGGACGTCGTGGTCGGGCAAGGGAATCGACCTGGGGTCGGGCGGTCGGGCGCTGATCCAGGGTTGGGTGGACGGCACGAAGGCGAACAACGGGCTGACGGTGCGGACGTCGATCACGGACTCGTACTCGTGGAAGAAGTTCGCGTCGCGGGAGACGCCGAACGGTCCGTTCATGACGATCACCTACAACCCCTACAACGCCGGGTACGCGTTCCCGGAGGCCACGCCGGTCATCTCCCCGACGGTGGACCCGAACACCGCCGGCTATGTGAACGTGAATGTGACCAACAAGGGCCGGGACACGTGGACGCCGAGCAACGGGTACAAGCTGTCGTACGGCGTCTATGACGCCGCGGGCCAGCAGCTCTACCACATTCCGGCCGAGACGGTGATGCCGTCCAATGTGGGCTACAACCAGACGGTCACGGTGCACGCGAAGATCAATCCGCTGCCAGTGGGCACCTGGTACGTCAGATTCGACATGCAGTACGCCACGTCCAGCGCGTGGGCGATCTTCTCCGACTACGGGATAGCGCGGGCGGCGCCGCTGAAGGTGGTGGTCGGGGATCCGCCGCCGGAGCTGGAGGCGATGTACCCGTACAACAACCACCGGCCGGGCACGCTGACGCCACAGTTGTACGCGGACGCCAACAACCCGGACGGGTGGCCGGCGAACGCGTTGACGTACACGTTCACGCTGTGCAAGGGCACGTCCCCGAACTGGGACTGGTGCACCAACTCGCCGACCTGGCAGACCTCGCCCGTGTGGCAGGTGCCGGCGGGCACGATGACCTGGGGCCAGGAGTACTTCTGGTCGGTCTCGGTCACGGACGGCTCGCAGACCACCAGCAGCCCGCTGTACGCGATCCGGCCGGCGGTGGCGCAGCCGGCGATCACCTCGCACCTGTCCGGCGCCGACGCCGGCCGGGAATTCTCCCAGTCGGTGGGCAACTACACCACGACGGTGACGGACGCGTCGGTACCCGTCATCGGACCGCCCTTGTCGGTCGTCCGGACCTACAACAGCCTGGACCCGCGCACCACCGGCCTGTTCGGTGCGGGCTGGTCGACCCGGTACGACATGCGCGCCACCGCGGACACCGACGGCTCGGGCAACGTGGTGGTGACGTACCCGGACGGCCGGCAGGTCCGCTTCGGCCGCAACGCCGACGGCACCTTCGCGCCCCCGCCGGGCCAGTTCGCCACGTTCGCCGCCGTCTCTGGCGGCGGCTGGGAGCTGATGGACAAGTCGTCCACTGTGTACGACTTCAACGCCGCCGGCCGCCTGACGTCGGTGACCGACAACCGGGGCCGGGCGCAGACGCTCACGTACGACGGCGCCGGCAAGCTGACTACGGTGACGACCGCGGGGCGGTCGCTGCACTTCACCTTCACCGGCTCACACGTCTCGTCGGTGTCCACCGACCCCGTTGGCGGCTCCGGGACCTCGCCGTTGACGTGGACGTACAGCTACAGCGGCGACAGGCTCACCGGCGTCTGCGCGCCGGGCGCCGGCACCGCGTGCGCCAGCTACGGCTACGGTACCGGTTCGCACTACCGCAGCGTGGTGCTCGACGGCGGGCCGTCCGGGTTCTGGCGGCTCGGCGAGAGCAGCGGCAGCACCGCCGGCAGCGAGGTCGCGTTGAACGCGGGAGCGGACGCCGGTACCTACACTGCGGCCACCCTCGGCGTGACCGGCGCGCTCGCCGGCACCACGGACAAGGCGGCCCGGTTCGCCGGCGCCGGCTGGGCGCAGCTACCGGCGAACTCGGTGACCCAGGCCGGGCCGTACGTGTCTCTGGAAGCCTGGTTCAAGACCACCGGGCCGGGCGCGGTCATCGGGTACCAGAGCGGCCTGCTCAGCGCCGCCAGCATGGTGCATTGGGTGCCGGCCGTCTACGTCGGCACGGACGGGAAGCTGCGCGGCCAGTTCTGGAACGGTGGCATCAACCCGATCGTCAGCGCCGGCCCAGTGAACGACGGCGCTTGGCATCATGCCGTGCTGACTGCGGGAGGTGGGACGCAAACCCTGTACCTGGACGGCGCCGCGGTGGGCACCAGGTCGGGCGCGGTCGACCACCAGGACATGAAATATGTACAGGCCGGCTGCGCCAGAGTCGCCTCGAACTGGCCCGCCACGCTGTCCGCGACGGGGAACTTCTGCCTGACCGGCGACGTCGACGAGGTAGCCATCTACCAGCGGCAGCTGGGCCAGACCGAGGTGACCGCGCACTATGCGGCCCGGCTGGCCGCCCAGCAGCTCACCTCGAACAGCACCGCGCAGGGCCGTACCCACGCCCAGGTCACCTACGACACGGAAGCGGACCGGGTCGCGACGGTGACTGACCAGAACGGCGGCACCTGGCAGCTCGGCGCCCCCGTCATCGCCGGAGAAGCCGGCGCCGCCACCGCGACGGTGACCATAGCCGACCCGGCCGGCAACGAGCAGTCCCAGACCTACGACACCGCGCGCAGCTGGCGACTGATCACCGAAACCGACCAGCTGGGCCAGGTCACCACCTACGGCTACGACACCGGGGGCAACGTCGCCGGGACAACCGACCGCAACGGGCACACCACCGCGTTCTGGCGGGACGAGCGCGGAAACATCCTCGCCACCACGCGTTGCCGCGACGCCAACACCTGCTACGCCGTCTTCGCCGGCTACTACCTCAACGCCGCCGACCCGTTCGACCCGCGCAACGACCTGCTGATCTGGCGCGGGGACGGGCGCTCCAGCGGGTACCTGGACGTCACGTACAACACGGATTGGGAGTACGACCAGTGGGGGCAGCAGGTCAAGGAGTTCTGGCCCGAGGTGCCCGGCGGACCGGCCCAGTGGGGCCTCAGCTTCACGTACACCACCGGCACGGAGGCCGCCGCGGGCGGAGGCACCCAACCGCCGGGACTGCTCAAGACCACAACCGACGCGCGCGGAAACCTCACCTCGTACGCGTACAGCTCCGCCGGTGACCTCCTCCAAGTCACCGGCCCGACCGGCCTGGTGACCGGCTACGCCTACGACAAGGTCGGCCGCCGCACCGCCCAAACCGTGTACTCCGACGTCAACACCGCCGGCACCACCACCAGCTACGGCTACGACGCGGCCGGCCGGCTGGCCACGGTGACCGGGCACGGCCAGTACAACTGGCAGACCGCGACGACCCACACCGCCGCCACCAGCTACACGTACGACCACGACGGCAACACGCTCACCCAGACCGCCGCCGACCTCACCGGCGGCGACACCGCCCGCACCACCACCTGGACATACGACAACCAGGGCCACGTCGCCACCCAGACCGACGCGGTGGGGGCGGTCACCAGCTACGGGTACGACGCCTTCGGCCACGTCACCACGACGACCAGCCCGGCCGGGCAGGCATACACGTACGCGTACACCGACCGCGGCCAGCTGGAAACGGTGACCCTCAACGGCTGGACTGGGTCGCCGGCCGCCCCCGAGCCGGCCCACGACGTCGAACTGGCCGCCTACACCTACGACGAGGGCGGCCGGCTCGCCGCAAAGTCCGACGCGATGGGCCGCGTGACCGGCTACCGCTACTACGACGACGACCGCGTCGCGCAGGTCATCGCCAGCGACGCCGTCCTCAACGGCGCCATCGAGCCCCGCGACGTCGTCCTGGCCGACTACGTCTACGACGGCGCCGGCAACCTCACCCGCCAGACCACGGGCGGCGGCAAGACCCGGATCGACTCCACATACGACCCCAAGGGCCGGCTGACCGCGACCGTTCTCGACCCGGCCGGCCTGGCCCGCCGCACCGCCTACGCCTACGACCTCGCCGGCAACGTCACCTCGGTCACCCGCAGCCACACCGCGTCCACCCGGGTCGAGACGGCTACGCACACCTACAACGCCGGCAACCAGCGCACGTCCACCACAGTGGACAACGGCGCCGACGACCTGACCACGACGTACACCGTGAACAACCTCGGCCTGGTTGCGGCCGTGACCGATCCGCGCGGCACCGCGCCCGGCGCGAACGCCGCCGATTACACCACCTCGCTGTCGTACGACAGCATTGGACGGCTCACCCGCATCACCCAACCTCAGGTGACCGTGGACCGGGCCGGCTTCCAGCAAACTGAGAACCCGTACGTCTCCTACAGCTACAACACCTTCGACGAACGCACCCACGAGTTCGACGGTGAATGGCGACAGAGCATCACCGCGTACGACAAGGCGGGCCGCGTCGTCTCGGTCGCTGCCCCCTCGTACACCCCGCCCGGCGGCATGGCCATCATCCCCACCACCCAATACGCGTACGACACGGCTGGCAACCTCGCCACCGCCACAGATCCGCGCGGCAACGCCACCACCTACACGTACGACAAGCTCGGCCGCCAGGTGACCCGCACCGACCCGCTCGTGACGGGGCAGGCCAGCGCCGGGAAGTGGACGTACACGTACGACCTGGGCGGCGAGGTGCTCGCCACGGTCGACCCCACCGGCGCCCGCGTCGAGGCCACCTACGACGACCTCGGCCGCACGATCACCAACACGGAGGTGGAACGCCGCCCCACCACGGCCTCGTACACCACCCGGTACGGCTACGACGACGCCGGCAACCGCACCTCCGTCACCGGTCCCACCGGCGGTCAGGTCTCCTCCGCCTACAACGCCGCCGGTGAACCGGTAACTCTCGTCGACCCCACCAGCCGGAGCATGCAGGCCGCCTACGACCTCGCCGGCCGCGTCACCAAGATGACGTATCCGACCGGGGTCGCGATCGCCTACGCCTACGACCTCGCCGGCCGGCCCACCACGGTCACCGACCTCATTCCGTCCGGGACCACCGTCCGGACCCGCACCTTCGGTTACGACCGGGCCGACAACCCGACCATCGCCACAAACGGCAACGGGCACACCACCACCCGCACCTTCGACGCGGCAAACCGGATGACCAGCCTCACCGAACCGGTCACTGCCTCGACCTCGATCACGACGGGCTTCGGATACGACTCGGTCGGGGCGATAACTCGCCTTACCGACGGCCGGGGCAACACCACGATCACTACCTACAACAGCCTCAACCTGGTCGAGACGGTCACCGAACCCTTCACAGACGTTCACCCCGACGCGGTGGACCGTGTCTGGACCGCTGCGTATGACGCGGTCGGCAACGCCGTACATGTGGCCGCCCCCGGCGGCGTCACCGTGACCAGCACCTACGACCAACTCGGCCGGCTCACCCGCCAGGCGGGCGCTGGTGCGGAAGCCGCCACCACGGACCGCACCTTCGGCTACGACCTCGCCGGCCGGCTTGTCGCCGAATCTACGCCCGGCGGCACCATCGCCACCACCTACAACGACCGGGGCCTTCCGCTCACCGTCACCGCACCCGGGCAGACCACCGCCAGCTATACCTACGACGCCGGCGGGCGCACCACCGCCCGCACAGACGCCGCCGGCACCGCGACCTACACGTACGACGCCGCAGGACGTACCGCCACCGCGATCGATGGGCTCACCAACACCACACAAACCTATGGCTACGACGCGCTCGGCCGGCTCACCGACATTCAGTACGGCAACACGGGCGGACACCGCACGCTGGGCTATGACACGCTCGATCGGCTCACCAGCGACGCCCTCACCAACCCGGCCGGCACCGCCACGGTCGCCTCCACTACCTATGGTTACGACAACGCCGACAACCTC
Coding sequences within:
- a CDS encoding ATP-binding cassette domain-containing protein; amino-acid sequence: MSSSPVLSARGMVKTFGHVVGLDGVDLDLYPGEVLAIIGDNGAGKSTLIKCLTGALVPDAGELFIDGQPVHFKRPQDARDAGIETVYQTLAVAPALDIASNLYLGRERRRPGFLGTVLRMLDKKGMRRDAGQALSDLGIGTLQNMAQAVETLSGGQRQAVSVARAAAFGSKIIVLDEPTAALGVKESNQVLKMIEEVRSRGLPVILISHNMPHVFEVADRIHIQRLGRCAGVVTPSSHTMSEAVAIMTGATTLAETPAGPLSAGDVVDAGGGGGAEEPGVQLGRVGAGEDPFACVLRHRHATDLKHGQERLGQNPGFNSGLTQGLAELAVLGGDAPQQVAAELVVGDVGGVGGRQQQVEHQVAAELVVGDAGHERLPTNAGRKVARRGPSECIATRILSGCWDHLAATRG
- a CDS encoding RHS repeat-associated core domain-containing protein, yielding MRTPDQRVGPGVDPSRLVDGAQTSAPADGKTRTTAVPDGALALDKPFAARPSKGLVPAPPAPKGVADREQPRFVAPKEPAAVTGFEAGKSVELPGERTQFTRVFKNPDGTRTAKFGSHPLNYRAPDLSWQPIDPTLVAAGGGRWRNRADSVPVSFGGRSSDADLVGLDLGGGRSVAFGLAGATDAVGTVSGGPAGDGLTPGAGSAITYRSARPDTDVTFELLPGSGVKEKIVLASPEAASSWVFPLRLTGLTPRLTASGEVELVDKLGEIVAWIPHGFMVDSKVDARSGDPARSEAVSYELVRRGSGWDLVVTADRAWLSDPVRVYPVTVDPSVHWWNYSTSADTFVQTGYSTSQQNDVQLKVGTWNGGSDKAATYLHFGQVDDLLRHAIIHNAQLYLYNIWSYSCGQKRTVTVHPVTQSWSAGSIAAYPGPSYGTRVATSAAFAYGYIPSGATTSSCPANWTSWSGKGIDLGSGGRALIQGWVDGTKANNGLTVRTSITDSYSWKKFASRETPNGPFMTITYNPYNAGYAFPEATPVISPTVDPNTAGYVNVNVTNKGRDTWTPSNGYKLSYGVYDAAGQQLYHIPAETVMPSNVGYNQTVTVHAKINPLPVGTWYVRFDMQYATSSAWAIFSDYGIARAAPLKVVVGDPPPELEAMYPYNNHRPGTLTPQLYADANNPDGWPANALTYTFTLCKGTSPNWDWCTNSPTWQTSPVWQVPAGTMTWGQEYFWSVSVTDGSQTTSSPLYAIRPAVAQPAITSHLSGADAGREFSQSVGNYTTTVTDASVPVIGPPLSVVRTYNSLDPRTTGLFGAGWSTRYDMRATADTDGSGNVVVTYPDGRQVRFGRNADGTFAPPPGQFATFAAVSGGGWELMDKSSTVYDFNAAGRLTSVTDNRGRAQTLTYDGAGKLTTVTTAGRSLHFTFTGSHVSSVSTDPVGGSGTSPLTWTYSYSGDRLTGVCAPGAGTACASYGYGTGSHYRSVVLDGGPSGFWRLGESSGSTAGSEVALNAGADAGTYTAATLGVTGALAGTTDKAARFAGAGWAQLPANSVTQAGPYVSLEAWFKTTGPGAVIGYQSGLLSAASMVHWVPAVYVGTDGKLRGQFWNGGINPIVSAGPVNDGAWHHAVLTAGGGTQTLYLDGAAVGTRSGAVDHQDMKYVQAGCARVASNWPATLSATGNFCLTGDVDEVAIYQRQLGQTEVTAHYAARLAAQQLTSNSTAQGRTHAQVTYDTEADRVATVTDQNGGTWQLGAPVIAGEAGAATATVTIADPAGNEQSQTYDTARSWRLITETDQLGQVTTYGYDTGGNVAGTTDRNGHTTAFWRDERGNILATTRCRDANTCYAVFAGYYLNAADPFDPRNDLLIWRGDGRSSGYLDVTYNTDWEYDQWGQQVKEFWPEVPGGPAQWGLSFTYTTGTEAAAGGGTQPPGLLKTTTDARGNLTSYAYSSAGDLLQVTGPTGLVTGYAYDKVGRRTAQTVYSDVNTAGTTTSYGYDAAGRLATVTGHGQYNWQTATTHTAATSYTYDHDGNTLTQTAADLTGGDTARTTTWTYDNQGHVATQTDAVGAVTSYGYDAFGHVTTTTSPAGQAYTYAYTDRGQLETVTLNGWTGSPAAPEPAHDVELAAYTYDEGGRLAAKSDAMGRVTGYRYYDDDRVAQVIASDAVLNGAIEPRDVVLADYVYDGAGNLTRQTTGGGKTRIDSTYDPKGRLTATVLDPAGLARRTAYAYDLAGNVTSVTRSHTASTRVETATHTYNAGNQRTSTTVDNGADDLTTTYTVNNLGLVAAVTDPRGTAPGANAADYTTSLSYDSIGRLTRITQPQVTVDRAGFQQTENPYVSYSYNTFDERTHEFDGEWRQSITAYDKAGRVVSVAAPSYTPPGGMAIIPTTQYAYDTAGNLATATDPRGNATTYTYDKLGRQVTRTDPLVTGQASAGKWTYTYDLGGEVLATVDPTGARVEATYDDLGRTITNTEVERRPTTASYTTRYGYDDAGNRTSVTGPTGGQVSSAYNAAGEPVTLVDPTSRSMQAAYDLAGRVTKMTYPTGVAIAYAYDLAGRPTTVTDLIPSGTTVRTRTFGYDRADNPTIATNGNGHTTTRTFDAANRMTSLTEPVTASTSITTGFGYDSVGAITRLTDGRGNTTITTYNSLNLVETVTEPFTDVHPDAVDRVWTAAYDAVGNAVHVAAPGGVTVTSTYDQLGRLTRQAGAGAEAATTDRTFGYDLAGRLVAESTPGGTIATTYNDRGLPLTVTAPGQTTASYTYDAGGRTTARTDAAGTATYTYDAAGRTATAIDGLTNTTQTYGYDALGRLTDIQYGNTGGHRTLGYDTLDRLTSDALTNPAGTATVASTTYGYDNADNLTSKTTTGYVGAGTTTYTYDRADRVISTTPPGGSPINYTWDAAGNRTQAGANSYTFDQRNRLTAGAGASYTYTARGTLATATSTAGGGVTTTHAYTNDAFGQLITDSHGSGITYAYDAAGRLATRSHAGTTTSHGYNLPIGNDPVAVTATGSTPGQTLIGRGLDGNALSLRTGSTNSLAATDLVHGDLVGTSTNGFATLAASAAYAPFGEATTNGATGTLALGYQGEYTDPTSGAVNMHARWYGPANGSFASRDDASLAPDPSIQANRYTYANGNPLTYTDTTGHSPDPGFGCRISIGGPTVGYPCRSRGGSRGRPQQIVGGQQSGCRYAIGCGRSLEDVPYQHYYHQQQYQGCGSATACEGPQAGPKGSVGYGSSAQLQQRGGRVKPPPPPDIRPQLVRQTALTPHPRPPTGAHADLKAIRRNLEQIESRQTVVDSGQTVVQQPQPMTIRDDGNEQLINVPAPQMQTQLINVPAPPNPTEILINVPAPQVPTQWINVPAPPNPTEVLITPVPDHRTFESINMATGGEPESGTDSGTKRGPVILGYTTRLRNMLESGRAKVLMPTSSVLREI
- a CDS encoding ABC transporter permease; amino-acid sequence: MSTTAQPASTATEQFALRRRSPVQRVQHLLHSYPAISPFLVLVISFVVFSAINPRFSSANSLSLVVQQVAVIGALAVGQTLIILTAGIDLSVGAITILSMMVAAKVAEGGGLPGVLAVAVAVGLGVAAGLLNGALVTRIKLPPFIVTLGTLSVFTALGLLYSRGQSVQAVDMPALLNWTGETFRLGQFRITTGVVLVVALYVVVGFALANTAWGKHVYAVGDDKEAARLAGIRVDRVLLSVYTVAGAIYGLTAWILIGRAGAASPNAITDANLESITAVVIGGTSLFGGRGALLGTLLGALIVGFFRSGLSLAGVDDQYRVLAVGLLVILAVAVDQWIRKVKA